The Setaria viridis chromosome 6, Setaria_viridis_v4.0, whole genome shotgun sequence genome includes the window TGATATTTCCTTTAAATGTGCAGACACAAGTATTTCCCCCCTTAAAAGCTACTCAATGTACATTCCAACTTTTGCAGAACAGGTATTGCATATATAGCAAACGTCGCTGTGCGAGAGGAGGAACGGCGTAAAGGAATCGCTAAAATGTTGGTCCAAGAAGCAGAGGCACGAGCGAGGAGTTGGGGATGCCGGTCCATGGCACTGCATTGCGATGTAAACAACACCGCCGCCCTACGCCTGTATGAAAACCAAGGCTTCAAACGCATCCGTGTACCGGAAGGGGCTAGATGGCCCGAACCCAAGATAGCTAAAGGAGTGAAATACAGCTTCATGATGAAGCTAGTGCCCAAGATTTGAGCTGTATAAATTCCaaccaggaaaagaaaagaaaaaggtttaagTTTGTAGATTCTGCACAGATGACAGATGCACCATTCACATGTACAGCGGTTGGTATATAGTTGAGGCTACTCTGTAAATGGTATATATCATCTACGTATTGTTGGAAAGTGGTGGGTGTGTTAGTAGGGGTGTCCAAACCAGTTTGGCCCAAACTGGCTGGAGTATGAACTAAAACATGTTCTGCTTCTGCTCATGATTAGTAAGAGGGATTGGATGGCCATATCAATTTGGGCATTGTGCTTTCTTATTGTTGTCCACACCATCCTTCCTCGGACAAAGATGGGCATATATTTGCTTTCATTTCTGCTTGATCTTAGGTTCTTACTTTCCCTGGCTGGAAGATTAAAACAGAGATATTAACAATCAACATAAATCCTGGCTGGAAGAAGGGACAGGATTACATTACCAACCTCCCAGGCAATCTGATCTGGTCATCATACAGAGGAGTGATCATTGATTGGAATCTATTGAAGCTGCTTGATGATTGAACGCCATGCATGCTTTGATCAGTCAATTATAGGATGGGGACGCTGGCATATAATTTGTGGTCTCTCAGAGCAGTCAGCACAGCAGTGATGAGAGATTCTATGCCCACTGTCATAGTGCCAGTAGCTAGCAGCAGCATATTTTGCAGCCACTTGGCTGAGCATATCCTAGTTCTGTTCTTCTCGTCTGCTTCTGCCTTCTGCTGGCGCCCATGATGATTGCTGCGAGATGCTCATCATCTCATCTTTTTGGGTAACGTACTGAACCAGATGGCCATGAACCATGAGTCCATGACAATGAGTCAATGACAGAACTAGCCAGCTTTGGTGGTTTGATTCGAGTTCAAGCACACAACATTCAAATATGCTTCAACAGATCAGAAATTCAGGGCACAAATCCCTGTCGATTGACTGATGAACTTGGTTTTTTAGCCTGTAGGTTCAATTTATGTGGCTGGGAAAACAGATTCATGTTTGCAAGCTACAGCTCGTGATGAGTTGCGTGCGTTGGCTTTCCCTACCATGTGGATGTCCCCTGTTCGCTACTGTGATTCACATGGAGTTACCAATGCTTCCTCATGTTCTTATCACTTTCTTCAGAGAACTTTTCCTTTACTAAACTCCAGTACTGCGTTTATAAGAAAGTGACAACTTCTCTGAATAAGAAGAAGTAAGAACTTTTCTGAATAATAAAAAGGATCAATATTCGTTTTCTTTGTTAATAAATAGCTCGCCCAAGAACAAATCTGAAGCAATAACCATATAACTATTTAAATTCTTTTCCTTGaccttttttttgttaaagGCCGAAATTATTGTGAGGGCCTCTCTGCAAAACTTTGCCCAATACAGGGGTCCCTTCATAATTAACTTTTGAAACAGGGGGGGTTTGTCACTACGCAGTAATTCCAGCCTTGCGCTATATAAGTGGATTGGATCCGATCCAAGTCGCCAGTCATCGTTGAAATCGAGAAGAGATAGGCCAACGGGGAACAATCCTAAAACCTCGAAGCCATGGGTCTGCAGGTACACGGCTTCCTAAATCGCCATTGTCTGTTACTATCTTGTTAAAGATTAAATCTTTATCCATCTAATCATCTCCATGTTTTGTTCTGAATTTCTAGTTCAGTTTAGAATCTCGTAACCCATAGTGTCGGTACAAGCGTCGTCAGACTATTCAGAGAACGGATCTAGGCTTGGAGTCCGGTGCTGCATGGTCTTAATTTCCGTCTAGATTTGTATGCGTAGCCAAGATCTGGTAGATTCAGACTGTTAATTCTTTGCAGCACTTGGAATTGTAGATGCTTAATGATTTGCCCTTTGATGTTCGTCCTAAGAGGGGATCCAATGCATTTGGGCCGTCCTGGCTCCTGAGCAGCAGCTATTGTTTGAGTTTTCATGACGCCTTCGGGTGTAAGATGGGAAATTCCCTGTTGGTTTTGGTATCTCTGGGTTTTCTATAATTCCTTCGAAATATAGGGTGAGGAAGCACATGGTTCAAAGACTGGAATTCTTAGCGTAATATAGGGTGAGGAAGCACATGGTTCAACAGAGATTCACATGAAAGATTAACTTGTGAAACAATTTAGTGTAATATTGCAGGTGTAGTCCCACAGAACATGATCCATGAGCTGTATCTCTGTTGCAGGAGGAATTTGAGGAGTATGCTGAGAAGGCGAAGACCTTGCCTGATAGCACGAGCAATGAGAACAAGCTGATCCTATACGCACTCTACAAGCAGGCCACTGTTGGACCTGTGAATACCTGTAAGCATATAATCAGGCATCtaatttgtttttccttttccagTTCTCTTTGTAAGTTTGTAGCATGGATCAATTTATTGGTTTGCACAAACCCAATTTAAGTGCCATGTGTACAATACTATTCGCAGTATGTAGTGTGTAACTTTGTGTTATCATGTAGATTCTGCAAAAGTTTAACATTTAGAGATCCAATACTTGGTGGAAACATATTGTTGATACTCTACATAAGAATATAAAATAAAGGAGAAGTCCTAGAAAGCAAGCAAAACAATAAAGAATGGGACAAGCCTATTAACCttattatctttttttcttcctaagTTTGTACTTTAAATTTTAACCATGGTTCTGGGATGTGTTTAAGTAGGACATAGCAACAAAAGGTTCAGCAAGGTAGTGGATCACCCAAGCCTGCAGTTTCTTATTTGTATTCTTGAATAGTTTTATGTTCAATGGGAGTACTAAACGGTAGGGATATATTAGATGCCCACCTAACCTCTCGGGGTTCAGCCGATACTGAAATACAGTTTTCTATGCATTATTCTGCAACATCATTTAGTGATGAAATTTGCTGCACCTAGCTGCTGATGAATAATAAATTCATGTTCATAGTGCTAGTCAGAGTAGCTGAACATGCAGTTAAAGAACTGTAATGTTCATATCACTATACGCTTCAAAGCATTCACATGCTTTTATTGGCTTTCTATGCAAAATGAGGAACCCTAAATGATAACATGTAGATACATAACCATGTATCACTTGTAACAAAGGAATTAATGAACTTCtagtcagttttttttttgaactgggCGCTCCCCATTTCCTTTACTCAAATGGAAATATCCATTGAACTTCAAGTCAGTTGTGCAGCAGAATCTAATCAGTTGCCATTAACTCATGGGATTTTGAAGCACATAGTCTGTTGTTGTCATTGTGTTCTTTACATATCTTCTGTATTTTTTACCACAAACCTGTGTTTACATGTGTTTACATGTTTGTTTGTTAATAAACTTCTGCAGCTCGTCCTAGCATGTTCAACATGAGGGACAAGGCCAAGTGGGATGCTTGGAAGGCTGTTGAAGGTCGTATACTTATCTGATCCTTGTATTTTGGGCAACTTAATTTTGTTTACTACCACAATACTATATCTTACAAGGATACATCTATTCTAGTAGTATCACAAGATTGCATTATAGTACTCGCTAAACTTTTGGGATGTTTGCAGGCAAATCAAAGGAAGAGGCAATGAATGACTACATCACCAAGGTGAAGCAGCTCCAGGAGGAGGCTGCTAGCTCCTAAATCTCTTAACTGTTGAACCAAACAGCTATTATCAGCTGAGCTCCTATGCTATTTGATCCACTGGGATGTGAAACATGTACCTGTTTATGCACTCTTTACTAAGTTGTCCATCCATCTATCTATCTGTGATGAAGACTTTAGTCTTCTAAATTATGATCTCTTGTCTGTGATACTGAGTTGCATAGAACACTGGTTGGCAAACCAGTTTGTTTCTGAGATAAATCTGAGGCAAAATAGCAGCAAAACCCACTGATTAGAAGGCAAAAACAAGGAGCTTAATCTAACTATGCATTAGTTAATCAAAACTGTAATGATGATCTATTGtggatatgtttttttttcttcttctaaaatATGCTTTCTCATCTGGCAAGCTAATTGCCAAGATATAAAAGCTGTGCCCTGAAAACATGAGATGTTCAGAAGTATTCATATCCCCAGACTTTCCCGCCGGAGAAGAGGTTGAGGCAGAGGACGCACGCGACCAGCAGCAGACCAGGGACccaccagctgccgccgccgtcggagaaCATGGCACACAGCAAcaggcacagcagcagcagcatgtagAACCCCagtccggcgccgccgccgccgccaccaccgccccacTCGCCGCtgaaaccgccgccgccgtaccgTCCATCCGGCCGGTAGTAGTATATTCCGGCGAAGTAGGCCGCCACCAGCAGCAGAAGCGCGGTG containing:
- the LOC117860051 gene encoding acyl-CoA-binding protein — its product is MGLQEEFEEYAEKAKTLPDSTSNENKLILYALYKQATVGPVNTSRPSMFNMRDKAKWDAWKAVEGKSKEEAMNDYITKVKQLQEEAASS